One genomic segment of Sphingomonas sp. JUb134 includes these proteins:
- a CDS encoding DUF885 family protein: protein MKATRRAVLAGLGILATPAFALGGRNDLRAALDAAEKDGDPAHLASFDARALPPGQRLDLLTARAGLAIDAKLATATGAERYTLLLQQRSGTNVTPARTRRRLTLELDRLTARADRLFRGLGRTQGSVGERYRALFADPQWHYPDSDAGRDQAVADMNRVLDAARARVPALLGPVPPFCLDVTARRLSAAELAAGRGGYRELPTPQKPGAYVVDLKDIARRPSWSLRGAVHHELLPGHMTQMPMEVLADPHPLRRRYAPSYAEAWGMYAEQLAAADGVYKGDPLGELGHSHWLLFRVTRGLADLGIHLDGWSIDQARAQLIAWQGEPGYFAPFEIDLPRIAKEPATRASEAMAWLDLADTAARVPAARRVMFHQAMLRHGRMRTEVYGDWKRLA, encoded by the coding sequence ATGAAGGCGACGCGGCGCGCTGTCCTGGCTGGCCTCGGCATCCTCGCCACCCCGGCGTTCGCGCTGGGGGGCCGCAACGACCTGCGCGCCGCGCTGGATGCGGCCGAGAAGGACGGCGACCCCGCGCACCTCGCGAGCTTCGATGCCAGGGCGCTCCCGCCGGGCCAGCGCCTCGACCTGCTCACCGCCCGCGCGGGGCTCGCGATCGACGCGAAACTCGCCACTGCCACCGGCGCCGAGCGCTACACCCTCCTCCTCCAGCAACGCAGCGGCACCAACGTCACCCCCGCCCGCACCCGCCGTCGCCTGACGCTCGAGCTCGACCGCCTCACCGCCCGCGCCGACCGCTTGTTCCGCGGCCTCGGCCGCACCCAGGGGTCGGTCGGCGAACGCTACCGCGCCCTCTTCGCCGACCCGCAATGGCACTATCCCGACAGCGACGCCGGCCGTGACCAGGCCGTCGCCGACATGAACCGCGTGCTCGACGCCGCCCGCGCGCGCGTGCCCGCCTTGCTCGGCCCCGTCCCGCCCTTCTGCCTCGACGTCACCGCCCGCCGCCTCTCAGCGGCCGAGCTCGCCGCCGGCCGCGGCGGCTATCGCGAACTGCCGACCCCGCAGAAGCCCGGCGCCTATGTCGTCGACCTCAAGGACATCGCCCGCCGCCCCAGCTGGAGCCTGAGGGGCGCCGTCCACCACGAGCTGCTCCCCGGCCACATGACGCAGATGCCGATGGAGGTGCTTGCCGACCCGCACCCGCTGCGCCGGCGCTACGCCCCCTCCTATGCCGAAGCCTGGGGGATGTATGCCGAACAGCTCGCCGCCGCCGATGGCGTCTACAAGGGCGACCCGCTCGGCGAACTCGGCCACAGCCACTGGCTGCTGTTCCGCGTCACCCGCGGCCTCGCGGATCTGGGCATCCACCTCGACGGATGGAGCATCGACCAGGCCCGTGCACAACTGATCGCCTGGCAGGGCGAGCCCGGCTATTTCGCCCCGTTCGAGATCGACCTGCCCCGCATCGCCAAGGAACCCGCTACCCGGGCCTCGGAGGCCATGGCCTGGCTGGATCTCGCCGACACCGCCGCTCGCGTACCGGCGGCGCGGCGGGTGATGTTCCACCAGGCCATGCTCCGCCACGGCCGCATGCGCACC